From one Populus alba chromosome 17, ASM523922v2, whole genome shotgun sequence genomic stretch:
- the LOC118036125 gene encoding LOW QUALITY PROTEIN: TMV resistance protein N-like (The sequence of the model RefSeq protein was modified relative to this genomic sequence to represent the inferred CDS: inserted 1 base in 1 codon), which translates to MASTSVQGRTSSSSSPPPLYKHDVFLSFRGKDTRKTFTSHLYSNLVQRGIDVYKDDKKLERGKTIEPALWKAIEVSRFSVIIFSRDYASSPWCLEELVKIVQCMKEMGHTALPVFYDVDPSEVAEQKGHYEKAFGEHEQNFKENLEKVRNWKDCLATVANQSGWDVRDRNESGSIKIIVEYISYKLSVALPTISTIFVGINSRVAELNGYIGEEVGKTIFIGICGMGGIGKTTIARVLYDRIRWQFEGSCFLANVREVFAEKDGRCRLQEQLFSEILMQRASLCDSSRWIEMIKRRLRLKKILLILDDVDDKKQLEFLAAEPGWFGPGSKIIITSRDTNVLTGNDDTKIYEAEKLNDDDALMLFSQKAFRNDQPAEDFVELSKQVVGYANGLPLALEVIGLFLHGRSVLQWKSAINRLNEIPEKKIIDVLRISFDGLHELEKKIFLDIACFLKGFKKDRIIRILDSCGFHAHIGTQVLIEKSLISVSRDQVWMHNLLQKMGKEIVRCESPEERGRRSRLCTYEDVCLAMMDNTGKEKIEAIFLGMPGIKEAQWNMKAFSKMSRLRLLKINNVQLSKGPADLSNQLRFLEWHSYPSKSLPARFQMDELVELHMANSNLEQLWYGCKSAVNLKVIDLSNSLKLSKTPDLTRIPNLESLILKGCTSLFEVHLSLGCHKKLQYVNLMNCKSLRILPRNIEMESLKFFTLHGCSKLEKFPNIVGNMNFLMELCLDGTGIAELSSSIHHLIGLEVLRMNNCKNLERLPSSIGCLKSLKKLELSGCSELENIQENLGKVESLEEFDVNGTSIRQLPASIFLLKSLKVLSFDGCKRIIFLLKSLKVLSFDGCKRIAVNLTDQRLPSLSGLYSLEVLDLSACNLREGALPEDIGCLSSLMSLDLSQNNFVSLPKSINKLSGLETLVLEDCRMLESLPEVPSKVQTVNLNGCISLKTIPDPIKLSSSKRSEFICLNCWELYNHNGQDSIGLTMLERYLQGLSNPRPGFGIAVPGYEIPCWFNHQSKGSSISVQVPSWSMGFIACVAFNANGESPSLFCHFKANGRENYPSSICISCNFIQVLSDHIWLFYLSFDHLKEIKEWKHESFNNIELLFHSCRPGVKVKNCGVCLLPSPSSQSSVHFIVVSIEASSSYKAFLLSTSSYRQWMQDLFLSFRGADTSNDFTHSNTALAMRVIIPDDKELEKVMAIRSRLFEAIEESGLSIIIFARDCASLPWCFDKLVKIFRFMDEMRSESVFPVSYDVEQSNIDXKAKSYTIVFDKNEEHFRENEEKVQRWMDILIEIEISYELKR; encoded by the exons ATGGCTTCCACCAGCGTGCAAGGAAGaacctcatcttcatcttctcctcCTCCACTATATAAGCATGATGTGTTCCTTAGTTTTAGAGGCAAAGACACCCGGAAAACCTTTACTAGTCATCTATATTCTAATCTGGTACAGAGAGGCATCGATGTATACAAGGATGATAAGAAGCTCGAGAGAGGAAAGACCATCGAACCTGCTCTCTGGAAGGCCATCGAAGTATCAAGGTTTTCtgtcattatattttcaagagattacGCTTCTTCACCATGGTGCTTGGAGGAACTTGTCAAGATTGTTCAGTGCATGAAAGAGATGGGGCACACTGCTCTGCCAGTTTTTTATGATGTGGATCCCTCAGAGGTAGCCGAGCAGAAAGGGCACTATGAGAAAGCCTTCGGTGAGCATGAacaaaatttcaaggaaaattTGGAGAAGGTCCGGAACTGGAAAGATTGTCTCGCTACGGTGGCCAATCAATCAGGCTGGGACGTGCGGGATAG GAATGAGTCGggatcaattaaaataattgttgaatACATATCATACAAACTAAGCGTCGCTCTGCCAACAATTAGCACAATATTCGTTGGAATAAATTCTCGTGTAGCGGAATTAAATGGCTATATAGGTGAAGAAGTAGGCAAAACAATCTTCATAGGGATTTGCGGAATGGGTGGCATAGGTAAGACGACTATTGCAAGGGTACTATATGATAGGATTCGTTGGCAATTTGAAGGTAGCTGCTTCTTAGCAAATGTCAGAGAAGTTTTTGCTGAGAAAGATGGACGATGTCGTTTGCAGGAACAACTTTTTTCTGAAATCTTAATGCAACGTGCTTCTTTATGTGATTCTTCTAGATGGATTGAGATGATAAAGCGGAGGTTACGACTTAAAAAGATTCTTCTTATCCTTGATGATGTAGATGACAAAAAACAACTAGAATTCTTGGCTGCGGAGCCTGGATGGTTTGGTCCAGGGAGCAAAATTATCATAACAAGCAGAGATACAAATGTGTTAACTGGAAATGATGATACTAAAATTTATGAGGCtgaaaaattgaatgatgatgatgctcttaTGTTATTCAGCCAGAAAGCTTTCAGAAATGACCAGCCTGCTGAAGATTTCGTGGAACTATCCAAGCAAGTTGTGGGTTATGCTAATGGCCTTCCACTAGCTCTTGAAGTTATAGGTTTGTTTTTGCATGGAAGAAGTGTCCTTCAATGGAAAAGTGCGATTAATAGACTGAATGAgattcctgaaaaaaaaattattgatgtgcTTCGCATTAGTTTTGATGGCCTCCATGAAttagagaagaaaatatttttagacattGCTTGTTTCCTGAAGGGGTTTAAAAAAGATCGAATAATAAGGATACTTGACAGCTGTGGATTCCATGCACATATTGGAACACAAGTTCTTATTGAGAAATCTCTTATAAGTGTCTCTCGGGATCAAGTCTGGATGcataatttattacaaaaaatgGGTAAGGAAATTGTTCGTTGTGAATCCCCTGAAGAGCGTGGAAGGCGCAGTAGACTGTGTACATACGAGGATGTCTGCCTTGCAATGATGGATAACACA ggaaaagaaaaaatagaagccaTTTTTTTGGGCATGCCTGGAATAAAAGAGGCACAATGGAACATGAAAGCCTTCTCTAAAATGAGCAGACTAAGATTGCTCAAAATCAACAATGTGCAGCTTTCTAAAGGACCTGCAGATCTTTCCAATCAGTTGCGATTTCTTGAATGGCATTCTTACCCTTCAAAATCATTGCCAGCTCGTTTTCAAATGGATGAGCTAGTTGAACTTCACATGGCTAACAGTAATCTTGAGCAATTATGGTATGGGTGTAAG AGTGCTGTTAATTTGAAAGTCATCGATCTTAGCAACTCACTAAAACTGTCCAAGACTCCAGATCTTACTAGAATTCCAAATCTCGAGAGTCTGATTCTTAAAGGTTGTACAAGTTTGTTTGAAGTCCATCTTTCACTTGGATGTCACAAGAAGCTTCAATATGTGAATCTTATGAATTGCAAAAGTCTTAGGATTCTCCCACGCAACATTGAAATGGAATCGCTAAAATTTTTCACTCTTCATGGCTGCTCAAAACTTGAGAAGTTTCCAAATATAGTGGGAAACATGAACTTTTTGATGGAGCTTTGTTTGGACGGGACTGGTATTGCTGAACTATCTTCATCAATTCATCATTTGATTGGCTTAGAAGTATTGAGAATGAACAATTGCAAGAACCTTGAAAGACTTCCGAGTAGTATAGGTTGCTTAAAATCCCTTAAAAAACTCGAACTGTCTGGCTGCTCTGAACTTGAAAATATACAAGAGAATTTGGGAAAAGTTGAAAGTTTGGAGGAGTTTGATGTAAATGGAACTTCAATAAGACAATTGCCagcatccatttttcttttaaagagtCTTAAAGTATTATCTTTTGATGGATGCAAAagaatcatttttcttttaaagagtCTTAAAGTATTATCTTTTGATGGATGCAAAAGAATAGCTGTGAATCTCACGGATCAAAGGTTGCCTTCTTTGTCGGGTCTGTATTCTTTAGAAGTACTGGATTTAAGCGCTTGTAATCTAAGAGAAGGTGCACTTCCTGAAGATATTGGCTGCTTATCTTCATTGATGTCTTTAGATCTGAGCCAGAATAACTTTGTTAGCCTGCCTAAAAGCATAAATAAGCTTTCTGGACTTGAAACACTTGTCTTGGAGGATTGTAGGATGCTTGAATCATTGCCTGAGGTTCCATCAAAAGTTCAAACAGTAAATTTGAATGGTTGTATAAGCCTAAAAACAATTCCAGATCCGATAAAGCTAAGCAGTTCCAAAAGATCAGAGTTCATATGTCTTAACTGCTGGGAATTGTACAATCATAATGGCCAAGACAGCATAGGGTTGACCATGCTTGAAAGATACCTCCAG GGTTTGTCTAATCCAAGACCTGGATTTGGTATCGCTGTTCCAGGATATGAAATTCCATGCTGGTTTAACCATCAAAGTAAGGGATCTTCAATTAGTGTGCAAGTGCCTAGTTGGAGCATGGGGTTTATTGCGTGTGTTGCATTCAATGCAAATGGTGAAAgtccttctcttttttgtcatttcaaagCCAATGGAAGAGAGAATTATCCTTCGTCGATTTGTATTAGTTGTAACTTTATCCAAGTTCTGTCAGATCATATTTGGCTATTCTATCTATCTTTTGATCATCTTAAAGAGATTAAAGAATGGAAGCATGAATCCTTTAACAACATTGAGTTGTTATTTCATTCTTGCCGGCCAGGAGTAAAAGTGAAGAATTGTGGTGTCTGTTTGTTACCTTCTCCATCATCTCAATCTTCTGTCCATTTTATTGTTGTAAGCATAGAAGCATCTTCTTCATATAAAGCTTTTTTATTGAGTACTTCATCTTACCGTCAATGGATGCAAGATCTTTTTCTTAGCTTCAGAGGTGCAGACACTAGCAATGATTTCACCCATTCAAATACAGCTCTAGCCATGAGAGTCATTATCCCAGACGACAAGGAATTAGAGAAAGTAATGGCAATTAGATCAAGACTCTTTGAGGCTATTGAAGAATCAGGGctatcaattattatatttgcaAGAGATTGTGCTTCTTTACCTTGGTGCTTTGACAAACTTGTCAAGATTTTTCGATTCATGGATGAGATGAGATCGGAGAGTGTGTTTCCAGTTTCTTATGATGTCGAACAATCAAACATAG ATAAAGCAAAGAGTTACACAATTGTCTTTGATAAGAATGAAGAACATTTCAGGGAAAACGAGGAGAAGGTACAAAGATGGATGGATATTCttattgaaattgagatttCATATGAATTGAAAAGgtaa
- the LOC140954793 gene encoding uncharacterized protein, translating into MYSFTIPEMQQVLQQWRARAGAPAAVVAAPRSAAAGAPAATEGACGASAAGALAAGAAAARAAAAAAGVAAAADAAAAAAAAAEAAGAAAAGAAAPAVEKPQLPGFWLGI; encoded by the exons ATGTACAGTTTCACTATACCTGAGATGCAGCAGGTGCTCCAGCAGTGGCG AGCCAGAGCAGGTGCTCCTGCAGCGGTGGTGGCAGCACCTCGATCAGCGGCTGCAGGAGCTCCGGCAGCAACAGAAGGCGCTTGTGGAGCATCGGCAGCAGGTGCCCTTGCAGCAGGAGCGGCTGCAGCAAGAGCTGCTGCAGCTGCAGCAGGAGTAGCAGCTGCAGCGGACGCAGCGGCTGCCGCGGCAGCTGCAGCAGAAGCAGCTGGAGCTGCAGCGGCTGGAGCAGCTGCTCCAGCAGTGGAGAAGCCACAGCTCCCCGGGTTTTGGTTAGGAATTTAA
- the LOC140954882 gene encoding LOW QUALITY PROTEIN: probable disease resistance protein At4g19530 (The sequence of the model RefSeq protein was modified relative to this genomic sequence to represent the inferred CDS: deleted 2 bases in 1 codon; substituted 1 base at 1 genomic stop codon) translates to MCVAQPLLLTGRCLCCPILFSFCFFSTETPSSLQCKKIIGNLPVRVLDLKKPEKVRSHWNKKKEKGFGSCFRGKDTRDNFTSHLYSNLKQRGIDVYMDDRELERGKSIEPALWKAIEESRFSVIIFSRDYASPPWCFDELVKIVGFMXDEIGHVFPVSYDIDQSKIDDQTESYTIIFDKNEENFRENEEKKRRWMNHYQKFAYGVIHCDPLVLKGLEKTVITILIGKTTHALEYEEASMAASAIQPIAFKSDKLPSAFGCKLPIRTEISGHTFYLQKQKI, encoded by the exons atgtgtgtggcccaaccCCTGCTCTTGACAGGAAGGTGCCTCTGCTGCCCAAtacttttctctttttgttttttctccacCGAAACTCCATCTTCTTTACAGTGTAAGAAAATCATTGGAAACTTACCAGTACGAGTTCTTGACCTCAAGAAACCGGAAAAAGTTCGAAGTCAttggaataaaaagaaagaaaagggcttTGGAAGTTG TTTTAGAGGCAAAGACACCCGGGACAACTTTACTAGTCATCTATATTCTAATCTGAAACAGAGAGGCATCGATGTATACATGGATGATAGGGAGCTCGAGAGAGGAAAGAGCATCGAACCTGCTCTCTGGAAGGCAATCGAAGAATCAAGGTTTTCtgtcattatattttcaagagattacGCTTCTCC ACCTTGGTGCTTTGACGAACTTGTCAAGATTGTCGGATTCATG TGAGATGAGATCGGACACGTGTTTCCAGTTTCTTATGACATCGACCAATCAAAGATAGATGATCAAACAGAGAGTTACACAATTATCtttgataaaaatgaagaaaatttcagggaaaatgaagagaagaaaCGAAGATGGATGaatcactaccagaaattcgcttatGGTGTTATTCATTGTGACCCACTAGTCCTCAAAGGCCTAGAGAAAACT GTGATCACAATCCTCATTGGAAAAACTACACATGCTTTGGAATATGAAGAGGCCTCTATGGCAGCTTCTGCCATTCAACCTATTGCATTTAAATCTGATAAGCTCCCTAGCGCTTTTGGTTGTAAAT